GGCTGGGGCGAACATTATTAAAGTCGGAATCGGTCCGGGGTCCATCTGCACGACCCGGGTTGTCGCCGGGGTTGGTGTGCCGCAAATTACGGCGATCTACGACTGTGCGACTGAGGCGCGCAAACATGGCGTCCCGGTCATCGCTGACGGCGGGATCAAATATTCCGGCGACATTGTGAAGGCGATCGCGGCTGGGGCGCATGCGGTTATGCTCGGCAGCTTGCTTGCTGGTGTTTCCGAAAGCCCGGGTGAGACGGAAATTTACCAAGGCCGCCGCTTTAAGGTGTACCGGGGCATGGGATCGGTCGCAGCCATGGAGCGCGGCAGCAAAGACCGCTATTTTCAAGAAGATGCGAAAAAGTTTGTCCCGGAAGGCATCGAGGGACGCGTTCCATACAAAGGGCCGCTTGCCGACACGATTTATCAGCTTGTCGGTGGGTTGCGCGCCGGCATGGGCTATTGTGGAACCCGCAATTTGGAAGAGCTGCGCGAAAAAACGCAGTTTATCCGCATGACGAGCGCGGGGCTTCGTGAAAGCCATCCGCATGACGTGCAAATTACGAAAGAAGCGCCGAACTACTCTGCTTTTTGATCGGAGTTGCGCCGATCGGCTCAACTTTGACGGAGACATGTCCTCCGTCTATTTTTTTGGCCGACGGTATGTTACAATAACGGTTGTGTGAGGAGGGTGTCATTGTGAGGAGGAGAAAACAAAACTGGTTGTTTTGGTTGCTGTCGATTTGCCTTTGTTTAACGTTTGGTCCGTTTCAACAGACGGTGAAGGCGGAAAGCGCCCCGCTTGACATCCGGGCGGACGCTGCGATTTTAGTGGATGCACAAACGGGAAGAATTTTGTATGAAAAAAATATCGATACGGTGCTTGGGATTGCCAGCATGACGAAAATGATGACCGAGTATTTGCTTCTTGACGCCATTAAGGCGAAGCGCGTCAAATGGGATCAAATGTACACGCCAAGCGATTACGTGTACCGGCTGTCGCAAGACCGGGCGCTGTCCAATGTCCCGTTGCGAAAAGATGGCAAGTATACGGTGCGTGAGCTGTACGAGGCAATGGCCATTTATTCGGCGAACGGGGCAACGGTCGCGATTGCTGAGATCATCGCTGGATCGGAGAAAAATTTTGTGAAAATGATGAACGACAAAGCGAAAGAGCTTGGGCTGAAAGATTATAAGTTTGTCAATGCCACAGGGTTGAGCAATAAGGATTTAAAAGGATTCCATCCGGAAGGGACAAGCACAAATGAGGAAAACGTCATGTCCGCACGTGCGATGGCGATGCTTGCCTACCGGTTGCTGAAAGATCATCCCGAAGTGCTGAAAACAGCGAGCATTCCTCATAAAGTATTCCGGGAAGGAACAAAAGATGAAATCAAAATGGACAACTGGAATTGGATGCTGCCTGGGCTTGTGTACGGATACGAAGGTGTAGACGGGTTGAAAACCGGCTATACGGAATTTGCCGGCAACTGTTTCACCGGGACGGCGAAACGAAACGGCGTCCGCTTGATTTCGGTTGTCATGAACGCGAAAGATGCGAGTGGGAAAACAACAAAAGAGGCGCGCTTTAAAGAGACAGAAAAACTATTTAACTACGGATTCAACCAATACTCCCTCGAGACGCTTTATCCAAAAGGGTACCAGCTGAAAGGAAAAGAAACACTTCCGGTCGTGAAAGGGAAAGAAAAAGAGGTTCGTGTCGCGACAGGAAAGAATCTGGATCTGCTTGTGAAAAACGGCGAGGAAAAACAATACAAACCTGTATATGTGTTGGACAAGAAAAAAATGACAAAAGAAGGAAAGCTAGTCGCCCCTTTGAAAAAAGGGGAAACAGTTGGATATATGACGCTCGAATATAAAGGGGACGACTCCCTTGCCTTCTTAAGCCCAGACATGCAAAAAAACATCCGTGTGCCGCTTGTCACAACAGCTGAAGTCGAAAAAGCCAATTGGTTTGTTCTTTCGATGCGCGCGGTCGGCGGACTGTTTGTTGATTTATGGACAAGCGTCGCCAAAACAGTGAAAGGCTGGCTGTAAAATCGACTCCCCTTGATGGGGAGCTTTTTTCCATTGTGATTTTTGTAAAAATTGAGGTAAAATAAA
Above is a window of Geobacillus thermoleovorans DNA encoding:
- a CDS encoding serine hydrolase, which translates into the protein MRRRKQNWLFWLLSICLCLTFGPFQQTVKAESAPLDIRADAAILVDAQTGRILYEKNIDTVLGIASMTKMMTEYLLLDAIKAKRVKWDQMYTPSDYVYRLSQDRALSNVPLRKDGKYTVRELYEAMAIYSANGATVAIAEIIAGSEKNFVKMMNDKAKELGLKDYKFVNATGLSNKDLKGFHPEGTSTNEENVMSARAMAMLAYRLLKDHPEVLKTASIPHKVFREGTKDEIKMDNWNWMLPGLVYGYEGVDGLKTGYTEFAGNCFTGTAKRNGVRLISVVMNAKDASGKTTKEARFKETEKLFNYGFNQYSLETLYPKGYQLKGKETLPVVKGKEKEVRVATGKNLDLLVKNGEEKQYKPVYVLDKKKMTKEGKLVAPLKKGETVGYMTLEYKGDDSLAFLSPDMQKNIRVPLVTTAEVEKANWFVLSMRAVGGLFVDLWTSVAKTVKGWL